GAACTGCTCGCATGCTGCCTCGAGCTCGGCGAACGAGCCGTACTGCTCCCGCAGGTTCGCCTCGGTGGGCACCACATCGGCCTTGGCTAACCGGACGGTGGACTCGGTGCCGCCTTTGGACTCCGGATCGAACGGCACACAGGTGTGCACCTGGGTGCCGTAGTGACGTGCGGCCTGGACGATCTGCGGATGACGCACCGGCACACCGGCGACGTGATCCACGCTGACCGTCTTGGCGTTGTCGGTCAGCACGTAGGTCGGTACCCCGCCCACGCGGCGCAGGGTCGCGTCCAGGCAAGCGATCAGCGTGGGCAGTTTCTGGTCCCACGCCGGGATGACTACCCGGAAGCGGGACCACGCCAACCAGGCGCAGAACAGCAACGTCGAGCGCAGGACCCCGTCCGGGCCGGGGACTTTCGGCCCTTCGCCCCAGTCGAACTGCAGCCACAGGCCCGGCTCGGTGATCCACGGCCGGTAGGTGCGCTGATGCCCGGCCCGCCACGCGGCCTTGACCTGCGCCACCGCCCGCCTGGTCGTGCGCTCAGTGCCGGTGAACCCCATCGCCACCAGCCGTTCGTGGACGATATCGGCGCGGACCTTGCCGTTGCCGCGCTCGACCCACTCCTCGATCTTGGGCATGTACTCATCGAGCATCCGCGGACGGCGGCCCGCGCCGGTCACCGGACGCCCCTGGTCACGAGCGGCGACGTACCGCCGCACGGTCTTGGGATCCACACCCGCCAGCTGCGCGGCGGAGTGCGCACTTTCAGTGGCGTCGTATGCCTCGAGAATTTCCATGATCTCCCTGTCAGACTTCTTCATGCGTCCCTCCGGTGGAACAGCGCTCGTGGTGGTCGAAGACCTCGAGCACATCCCCGGAGGGGCGCTTTTCGCGGGACCGACACGGCCCGATCCCTTGGCCACGGACAGGGAGATCAACTGACCGTCAGCAGGGAAGTACGTGTCCGCCTACAGGGAGATTGGCATGGCCGCTAGCATCTTGAGCTAGACGGCCGTTGCTATGGGGGGTCGGCCGTCCCTTCAGCGTGGAGTTGGAGATCCCGAAGGACTGCTCGAGCTTCATCGGTTCCCTGTGTCCCGGTTCGACGGGGCGTCCGTCGGGGTCACCGGGGCGTACGTGGGGTGGCGCGGTGACGGTCGCTGATAGCCGGTCCGCATTGTTCTGGACCCGACTTCCATGGGAAGGAATCGGTACGCGTGAGGAGTCGTGAGGAGTCAGGTCGAAAGAGGTGCTCTCTGCGATGCACCCCGGCCTGTTCCGGACTCGCTACTACCGAATGGCGATCCAGAACTACCTGCTGGGGCCTCCCGGTTCACATGGCTGAGCATCGGTCGCGGT
This Dietzia psychralcaliphila DNA region includes the following protein-coding sequences:
- the istA gene encoding IS21 family transposase, with protein sequence MKKSDREIMEILEAYDATESAHSAAQLAGVDPKTVRRYVAARDQGRPVTGAGRRPRMLDEYMPKIEEWVERGNGKVRADIVHERLVAMGFTGTERTTRRAVAQVKAAWRAGHQRTYRPWITEPGLWLQFDWGEGPKVPGPDGVLRSTLLFCAWLAWSRFRVVIPAWDQKLPTLIACLDATLRRVGGVPTYVLTDNAKTVSVDHVAGVPVRHPQIVQAARHYGTQVHTCVPFDPESKGGTESTVRLAKADVVPTEANLREQYGSFAELEAACEQFCAKVNSRKHRESARVPNEALAQERRRLHVLPTAPHTMALGQTRTVGTDQTIRFGSVRYSTPPGLVGAEVWVRADGMDLVIVADLDRLPVAPDWVADRRGLCEVARHHLSTPGTPRIDLGHYPNHPQEPDGAPRPPRPKARSQAEKEFLALGDGAQSWLIEASAAGTSRIRAKMVDAVELAALVGADDVDEALGIAAAAGRFADGDVAAIVRHLATGATGADLVIADEAHSAQPGTGAWAGFGTRKDTAR